The sequence below is a genomic window from Saccopteryx leptura isolate mSacLep1 chromosome 3, mSacLep1_pri_phased_curated, whole genome shotgun sequence.
ggccggaaatagaacccaggacttccacacgccaggccgatgctctacctctgaaccaACAGGCAAGGGCTTGCATTtggtaactttatgtaatacatttttttttcaaattttgggcctcaaaattaagatgcatcttttaCCCGGGAGCatctaatacatggggaaatacggcaaCTTTCAGTAGCTCTATGAAGAATTAGGCTTTTGGCATGTTTAAGAAGTCCCAGAgatctggctgggtggctcagtggatagtgtcatcccagcacactgaggtcacagatttaatccttggtcagggtacgtacaagaagcaatcattgaacgctcaactaaatggaacaactaagtataGTGGTGACTTGATGCTCCTcgctctttctccctttctctctcaaatcagtgggaaaaaaCATCCCAAAGATACCTTACTTGAGGCATCAAGCTGGGCACAGGATTTTTGCTCTGGTTGAAGAAGTTCAAAAGGTGGCAGCTCACCTCACCaggcggtgtcgcagtggatagagtgtcggactgggatgtggaggatccaggttcgagactccaaggttgccagcctgagcacggactcatctggtttgagcaaggctcaccagcttgagcccaaggttgttggctctagcaagggtcactcggtcttctgtagccccccagtcaaggcacatatcagaaatcaatcaatgaacaactaaggaaccgcaatgaagtattgatgtttctcatctctctcccttcgtgtctgtctgtccctttctctgactctctctgtctctgccacaaaaaaaaaaaaaaaaaaaaataaggtggcAGCTAATGTGTGGAATGGAGTGGATCCGTGGATTACATGTAGGAGGGAGGATCTTCAGGTCACAGTGGCAGTACTGTTAATAACTGGAAAGTCAAAACTTGGAACTGAGGACTGTGTCTCTTGCTTATGCACTTGGGTGGCAGTGGTGGCTCTCATAAAGTCCTAGAAGCACTTTTCTTGGACATTGTTTACGGAGCGGGGGAGGGGAGATTTCGGGGTGGCTCTTGTGTTGAGAAGGTTGTCGGTGGTAGTGGAAGGTGTTGCCAGATGTGAGGACAGTGTGGTTCAAAGAGTGGTGTCTGTATCGAGAAGTGTGTGAACTGATGGCCTTAAGGTTGTATGTGGGAGGTCTGGTTCTGGAAGACAATGGGGAAAACTGGCTGGCAGGGGAGTATTTGGGGCCCTTCCTGCCAGACTTAGTTTACACAGTCCCTGTCGGCCCACCTGCCTGGTTCTGCTCTGGGCTGGACTCGGTGATCAGAGGGATGTGAAGAATAGAGTAAGCATTAGGGATGCCAAGGGCTGGTATCTCCTCTgagctgggaggctggggaggccAGGGACCCGGGACTGCTTGTGAGAGCACTGAGATCTGGGGAGAGAGGGTGTGCCGCCTGTGAGCTCAACTGTCCCCATCACGGCAGGGCTGTGTGACCTTTGAGGACGTGTTCGTGTACTTCTCCCGGGAGGAGTGGGGCCTCCTGGAGGAGGCTCAGAGACGCCTGTACCGTGACGTGATGCTGGAGAACTTTGCACTTGTGTCCTCGCTGGGTAAGTCCCTGTTTTTGTTACCTGTGGCTACACGACCAATTTCTCCCAAATTGAGTGGCTGAAAGCAGTAAAAATGACATGTTTTGGTGCATCAGAAAGCTGGTCACAGCTTCCCCGGCTGCTTTCGGCTTAGGTGCCTTTATGAGGTCTCAGTCAAGCTGTCAGTCCGAGCCACGTTCTTGTGTGAAGGCCAGTCCCAGGAAGAATCCTCGTACAAATTCACCCCTGTTCTTATTTGCAAGATTCTTGTTTCTTGCAGCTTGTTGAACTGTGAGCATTAGCTCCTCGCTGCTTGTTGGCATGGCCTCCCTCAGTTCCTTGACATGGTGGCCTTTCTGTGGTGTATGTACCTCATAGCATGGAAGCTGCCTTCTCTCTGAGCAACTAAGCAAGACCGAATGCCCAGGATGGAAGGAAGCTTGTAACTTGACCTTGACAGTGACATACCATAATTTTTgttacattcttttctttagaaaTGGATCActcactgcctgaccagtggtggcacactggatagagcatggacctggtaCGCTGAAGTCATtggttcaaaatcccaatgacTCTCCGAGAGGCTCTccggctttagtgtgggatcatcgacattactgcagggttgctggattgagcccaagggcactggcttgagcaaggggtcactcactctgctgtagccccccagacaagtcacatatgagaaagcaatcaatgaacaactaaagtgccgcaactgtgagttgatgcttctcatccctccccctttctgtctttctgtctctatctcggtttctcttgctcactaaaaagtaattaaaataaaaaaaataataacaataaatggaTCAGTCAGTCCAGTCTACAATCAGGGCTCATCTAAGGGCAAGAATACCAGGAGGGAGGCTTTCCTGGGGGACTTCTTCAAGGCATACATCCACATGCCCTCGCACCCACTCCAGTGTTCTTGGGGTTTGCTTATTCCCCTGTACCCTAGGGGCCGCCCTTGCTGTCTGGCCAGATCACTGTGTTTGGTCCCACCCACAGTAAGTGCGATGGTGCCAGAGCTGGGTCGTGTGTGATGTCCCTGCATCACTGGACCATCCCCACACTTGCTGTCTCAAGGTTTGCAGGAACAGGTGAGGGATCAGGGCTTTTTCAGTTGGCTCAACAGATTCTATATGGCATGGGAGCTCCCAGGTCAGGTGACTGTCCACCTCCGTGGTACCTCTGTGTTCCATGTTCTTCCCTCATTCTCCAGCTGACATTTCCTGGGGCCCCACTCTGCCAGGAATTGTGGGTATTGACATGGTCACTGCTTGCGGAGGTCTCAGGGCTCTTCCGCCAAATCCTCCTTTGAAGTTCtttatgtttgggtttttttttgtgacagagacagagagagggacagatagagacagacagacaggaagggagggagatgagaagcattagttcttcattgcagaagcattagttgttcattgattgctttctcatatgtgccttgaccagggggctacagcacagtgagtgaccttgttgctcaaaccagatgagtctgcactcaagccagcgacctcggggtctcgaacctgggtcctccacgtcccagtccgacgctctgtccactgcgccactgcctggtcaggctagaagttcttttttaacctttttattttctgtggttGGCTCTACTTGGGTCACTTATCTGCCCTGTGTTTCCTTTATGACTTCCTTCTGCCAGACCCCGCAGTTTCCCAGAGGGAGACCGGCTGAAGGCCTTGGTGACTGTGGGACACACCTGACCGCAGCCACACATAGAGGGTCTGGCCTGCAGaacagggaggggggagaaggtcCCTTtagggcctgggttcaaatcctccCTTCAACCTGCTCTGTGTGCACCAGTGTTTTCTTGCTCCCGTCGATAGCAACACctcatttctccctttcccttgttCGCTCATAGTGTGGCCCACTTGTCATCCCTGTCCTGTTGCCATCCCTTGGATGTTTCCCCACTTCTCTGGCCTCTGTGTCTCGCTCATTCTCTACTCCCTCTGCAGTGCTCCGTGGCATTGGCTTCTTGAACGTGTCATCACTTGTGCACACGTCCTTAAACAGTCCTTAAGAGCCGAACAGCAACCTTTGCTATTGGGTCTTTCTGGGTCTGGACACACAGCCTTTGGTGCAGAGCTGACCAGATGCCAGCAGCCAAGGCCCTGCTGaaacctcttctctctctgctgtCCACCATCTTTGTGTCTTTCCCCAGCATTAGAGTTCCCCCATTCTGTGACCTTCAGAGGCCCGGGACTATCAGCGGGCCTTCACTCACCCCTATCCCGGCTCCCTCTTCCTGCCCTGCAGCCAGAGGACTCCTTCCTcggtgtgtcacacacacacacacgtatgtgcTAGTGCTGCTGTTTGCCACTGGAGTACACATGTACCTTACGGGCTTTTCTCTGCTTTCAGATTGCTGGTGGGAAACGGACCACAGGGAGACCCCTCCTGAGCATAATACTTCTGCCGCGGTGCTACAGGTCAGGGCTCCCGAGTCAGGGCCACTTATCCAGAAATCGCACCAGTGTGAAGTGTGTGACCCGCTCTTGAAAGACCTTGTGCCGCTGGCTGAATATCAGCTGTCCCGCCCCGCACAGAGACTGGACACCCGTGGCCCATGCAGAGGAGGGTTTCTGTTCAGTGCCTACTGTGACCAGCACCAGCAGCAGTATACCAGAGAAAAGCCCTTCAGCAGGAATGATGGTATGGCCTCCTTTGTGAAGAGCTGCACCGTCCCCACGTCAGGGAGTCCCTTTTCTTGCAGGGAGGATGGGACGGACCTGCTGGACAGCTTTGGCCCCTTCCAGCGCCAGACCGTTCGCTGTGGACTGAGCCCGTTTAAGAGGACTGGGTTCCTGGAATATTTCCCACATGGCGCCGGCTTTGGGGGACACCAGGGCAACCCTGATGCGCTGGTGCTTTTCAGTGGTGGCAACAACGATGGGAAAGCCTTCCTGGGTCCCCTCACTCTGCTGGAAAAACAGATAGCTCACACCCAAGTGAGACCTGTTAGATGCCCGCCATGCGGAAATGTTTCCAAGGAGAAATCATCTCGCGTTCACGACAGAAAAATTCCCCCTGGAGAAGCATCCCACATGTGCAAGGAGTGCGGGAAGGCCTTCATGTACCCATCCCACCTAAAAACTCACCAGAAATTTCACGCGGAGAAAAGACATTATACGTGCAATGAGTGCGGCAAGACCTTCAGCCGCAAGGACACGCTCGTCCAGCACCAGAGAGTCCACACGGGAGAGAGGTCTTACGACTGCAGTGAGTGCGGGAAGGCCTACAGCAGAAGCTCCCACCTTGTCCAGCACCAGAGGATCCACACGGGAGAGAAGCCTTACAAGTGCGGGGAGTGTGGAAAGGCCTTCAGCCGCAAGGACACGCTGGTCCAGCACCAGAGGTTCCACACTGGAGAGAGGCCATATGAGTGCAGCGAATGCGGGAAATTCTTTAGCCAGAGTTCCCACCTGATTGAACACTGGCGGATTCACACCGGTGCAAGGCCCTATGAGTGCGTCGAGTGCGGAAAATTCTTCAGCCATAACTCTAGCCTCATTAAACACCGGAGGGTCCACACTGGAGCAAGATCTTACGTATGCAGCAAGTGTGGGAAGGCCTTCAGCTGCAAAGACACACTCGTCCAGCACCAGATAATTCACACGGGAGTGAGGCCCTATGAGTGCCGCGAGTGCGGGAAGGCCTTCAGCCGCAAGGACACCCTCGTGCAGCACCAGAAAATCCACACAGGGGAAAGGCCTTACGAGTGTGGCGAGTGTGGGAAGTTCTTCAGCCACAGCTCCAACCTCATTGTGCACCGGAGAATCCACACCGGAGCCAAGCCTTACGCGTGCGGCGAATGCGGGAAGTGCTTCAGCCACAACTCCAGCCTCATCCTACACCAGAGAGTTCACACCGGAGCACGGCCTTACGTGTGTGGCGAGTGCGGGAAAGCCTACATCAGCAGCTCCCACCTCGTTCAGCACAAGAAGATTCACACAGGAGCAAGGCCTTatgagtgcagtgaatgtgggaagtTCTTTAGCCGCAACTCAAGCCTCATCCTGCACCAGAGagttcacacaggagaaaagccaTACGTGTGCCGCGAATGCGGGAAGGCCTACAGCCGGAGTTCCCACCTGGTTCGCCACCAGAAAGTTCACACTGGAGAAGGGCCTCAGGACTGCAACAGTTTTGATGGCCTTTTGAACTCCATCCCTTAAACTTGTCTAGCACCAGAAAATTCGCACCAGGAAAAGGCCCTCTGAGTGCAGAACATAGGTGCTGTCTCCTTGGTCAGGCTTAGGACTCAGGCCATAGAAAAGGTCTGGACCTGGTGTGAGGGAGCCATCAACCAGCAGATGAAACTTGGACCTTCGTGTATCTGGCCTGAGGACATTCTCAGTAAGTACCATGTGCGTGAGGAGACTTCATGAGGTACGTTGCACTTTTCTGAACCACGCATAGCTCTTTAATGGCGGTCCTATTCACGCCAGTGTTCGTGGCAAAAACCATCAAGGTCCCACAGTGTGTCAATTACCCCACTATGCTCAGGGAAGGCAGACTcctgcactctctctctcactcctggtTGTGAATCATGGGTGTTCTGAGCCCATTGAAGGTCCTCACTTTCTCCCCCATGATTGGGTTCTGAGTGGACATGATCTATCTAGCCCTGGCCACAAGGATCTGAGTGGGAGTCTGCTGGGAATTTCCAGACAAGATATCTCTTCTTCTTGGACAAAGTCAACTATAAACATGAGAGCCATGACCTACTCATCCTGCTTCCAAATCACCCACCGTTGGAACTGTCTGCCCCTGGCTGCTCTGGTTTGTGCCGTGATATAGGCCTGGTGGGGCAGCCTTGACTCTTGCAGGGAGGCCTGTTTTCTACATGACATGGATTGAGAAAAAACTGGGTTCTGTGctagccaagtagctcagttggtcagaacattgtcctgatacatcaaggttgcgggttcaatccctagtcagggcacaagtatcaaccaatgaaattcaaaacaaaactgGGTTATGCCTACACAAAGGGAGAAATACCTTCTGTTGGTACCAGGTTCATGTGCCTGAGAAAGGAACAACAGTCTAATCTGGCCTAATTTCCATTGTTGTCCAAAGCTTGCTAGAAAAAAACTGAGGAGATTTGTGTGCCTAATCCTTAGACCTGGAAATCGGGCCTGTCTGTGAGCCCGGAGTTTATTCTAAGAAGGGCATAGTTGGTGTGAAATACTTCGAGGGCTTCGGGAAGCAACAATGAATTGGGTCCCTTTTTCTTAAGAAATGTCCcgtatttttcttaagaaaaatccCAGCACTTTTAGGGATTTCTGTCTCCTGGACCTGTACCGGGGTGTTCCCTGATGTCCAGAGTCCCATGGGCAGCTGACATTGACTAGAAGGCCTACAGATGGCAAGGTGCAAATCATAATTTGTCTAGAAATACTTAGATAACTGAGTGGGCTTGACTGACCAAGGAGAGGATGTGTGtctattttaaaagtgttatatTCAAAAACCTCTGTGATTTTTGCCTGTGTCTGCATAGAGTGAGCATAATTCTCAGGCCACGATCAGAGTAAGTACTCTAAAGGTTTGTAGATTCCTCTAGCTTCCTgggctgttgatttttttttttttttttttgtatttttccgaagttggaaacagggaggcaggcagacagactcccgcatgcgcctgacctggatccacccggcatgcccaccagggggcgatgctctgcccctctagggcgttgctctgttgcatccagagccattctagaacccgaggcagaggccacagagccatcctcagtgcccaggcaaaccctgctccaatggagccttggctgcaggaggggaagagagagacagagaggaaggagagggggaggagtggagaagcagatgggcgcttctcctgtgtgccctggccggaaatcgaacccgggactcctgcacgccaggccaacgctccaccactgagccaactggccagggccgattttttttttttagagagacagagagagagtcagagagggggatagacagggacagacacaggaacgaagagataagaagcatcaatcattagtttttcgttgcgcattgcgacacattagttgttcattggttgctctctcatatgtgccttgactgtggaccttcagcagaccgagtaacctattgctcgagccagcgaccttgggtccaagctggtgagctttgctcaaaccagatgagcccgcgctcaagctggcgcccttgggggtctcgaacctgggtcctcggcatcccagtctgatgctctatccactgcgccaccgcctggtcaggctgggctgtTGATGTTACGGCCATCACGCACCAGCGTGACAAAAGAGAAGTCTAGGGGAAGGGCTTCTTAGACCCAGCCAGTATTCCTCAGGTATGGAGTGGAAAACAGTTCATTGCTCCCTTCGGGGCCCACCCTCCCAAATTGTGGGGCAAAGGATATGGTAGAACCAAACAGTTGGCTGATGTGACCTTTTAAGAGGGATGGtaaatctgtttgtttttttgttttattttgtacttttttttgtatttttctgaagttagaagtgggaaggcagtcagacagactcctacatgtgcccgaccaggatccacccagcatgtccaccagggggcgatgctctgcccatctggggcattgctctgttgcaaccagagccattctagcgcctgaggtggaggccatggatccgtcctcagggcctgggccaactttgctccaatggagccttggctgcgggaggggaagaaagagacagagagaaaggagagggtgaagggtggagaaacaggtgggcacttctactgtgtgccctggctgggaatcgaacctgggacttccacacaccaggccgacactcaaccactgagccaactggccagggctaaatctgaatgtttttattgagATAACGATGAACATGAAATAAACGGCACATTGAAAAGTGTAAAATGTTTCAGCATGTGGATATGCCTgagaaaccatcaccacaatgaAAATAATGAACAAGTCCAACAGCGACTCAAGGGGACTTCTTGTGGCCCTTTGTAACCCTCTCCTCCTGGTTCTTTCTATATCCCTTTCTCACAATTCACCAAAAAGAAACAGCgagcattttctattatttgatGTAATATACGTTCTAAGGACTGAATGGAAGACTCCGGCTTTTCTCATTAACCATGACTATTTTGAGATGACTCCATCCTATGACATATATTGGTACTTATTCATTTGTATGGTCAGGTAttgttccattgtatggataaaaccacaattgttttttttatccattcagctctTAGTGGATAGTTGAGTTATTGCCAGATTTGGGCTGTTACCAATAAAGCTGCTGTATAGATAGATCTGTGTACATGGTATCACTGACTAACATTCCCTTGTATGGATTCACTGAAGTTGACCCATTCATGTACTGAGGAAcgtcttggttgcttccaagttttatttctgaataagacTTCAATATTCATTTGTGAGTTTTAtctggacataagttttcaatttgTTTGGAGCATGATGTGTTGGGTCATAGTAAAAAGTATGTGTAGTTTGGTaagaaactgtcttccaaagaggTTGTACCACTTTGtgttctcaccagcagtgaatgagagtttgtttctgtttctgttgccCTTGTCTTTATCAGCATTTAATGTTCAGTGTTTTGAATATTAGCCATTAAAATAGAGGTATAGTGGTATGTCATCATTGCTTTAATTTGCAGTTCCCTAGTGACAggtgaatatctttttatatatctaaattttctttttccattgatttgagagagagagaggaggcatcaacttgctgtttcacttagctgttccatgtggttgtgcactcattggctacTTTCGTACATGCGCTAACcactgactaggaatcgaacctgcaacctgggTTCACCAGgacgactctctatccactgagcaccaaAACTGGGACctcttttcaaattttaactATCTTTTACACAGTACAGGTTTTTACTTTAATCAAGGTCATATTACCtagttttgttatgtttttttaatttttttttttttttagtgagagagacagatagggacagaaagacaggaagggagagagatgagaagcatcaattcttcactgtggcaccttagttgttcattgattgctttctcatatgtgccttgaccaggaggctacagcagagctagtgagcccttgctcaagccagcgaccttgggcttcaagccagggaccatgaggtcatgtctatgatcccacacagaggccagtgaccccgcactcaagctggtgagcctgcgcttaagccagtgaccttggggtctcaaacctgggtcctcagtgtcccaggccaacgctgtatctactgtgccatctcctggtcaggccatattacccagtttttctttcatggattgtgcttttggtgtaATAATGAAAAAGTCATTGCCAAATACAAGGtcctacattttcttttgttattttgcaGGTATATTATAGTTCTGTGTTTTGCATCTATTTCTGTTATCCATTTTGAAAAAGTATTTATGAAAGGTGTAAGAGCTGAGTTTagatcattcttttatttatttattattattttttttttgtggcagagacagtgagtcagagaaggGGAcatttagggacagacagacaggaagagagagagatgagaaacatcaattctttgttgtggctccttagttattcattgattgctttctcatatgtgccttgacgggggggggggggggctacagcagacccagtgaccccttgctccagccagtgatcttgagctcaagctggtgtgtcttgctcaagccagatgagcccgcgctcaagctggcgacctcggggtctcgaacctgggtcctccatattccaatccgatgctctatccactgtgccaccgcctggtcaagctagatgactcttttatttatttttattttttattttttttaactttatttaggttttttagagagagagagagagagaagggggaggagcagaaagcatcaactcccatatgtgccttgaccaggcaagcccagggttttgtttgttttttgttgttgttttttttacagagacagagagagagagggatagacagggacagacagacaggaacggagagatgaaaagcatcaatcattagtttttcgttgcgtgttgcgacaccttagctgttcattgattgctttctcatatgtgccttgaccgcgggccttcagcagaccgagtaaccccttgctcgagccagcgaccttgggctcaagccagtgaacttttgctccaaccagatgagtctgtgctcaagttggagacctcagggtctcgaacttggttcttctgcatcccagtccgacgctctatccactgcgcaaacgcctggtcaggcaagcccatggttttgaagcggcgacctcagcattctcaggtcaacactttatccactgtgccaccacaggtcaggcgctataTGATTCTTTTAAATGTGAGGATGTCCGGTACTTctggcaccatttgttgaaaagaccacCGTCTTTCCATTGaattgcctttgctcctttgtgAAAGATCAGTTGACTACATACATGTGGATATATTTGTAGACGTTGCTCTAAATTTTTTCCATCTATTGAGGTGATTATTGTGTGgatatgattttgttttcttttcaaacacttattttttggatttttagtgagagagagagagagagaggaacatcaacctgttcctgtatgtgccctgtccagggatcaaacccgcaacctctgcacttctggattaTGTTCCAGCCAACCGAACCATGAGGCCAGGGCTGTAGCAGTCTTTATATAATCTAGATACTAACCACTTATGGAATATATGATTTATACGTGCTTTCATCTATCCAGTAGGATGCCTGTTCACTAtcttgattgtatttttttttttttttaagtgagaggagaggagatagactcccacatgtcccctgtttgggatccacctggcaacccctgtctagggccaatgctcgaatcaagtGAGCTGTTCTCAGAGCCTGGGACCAactctcaaccagagccactggctgcgtgaggggaagagagagagaagtgggagagggaggtgaagagaagaagatggtcacttctcatgtgtcttctgaccagggatcgaacccgagACGACctcatgctgggccgatgctctagttgctgagccaaccagccagggcctgattgtaTTCTTTAATGCGCAGAAGTTTGTAATTTGATGTATTTCAGTatatctatttttgcttttgttttctgtgctttttgtTTCAATGCCAAGAAGTTTGTCATTGAGAAGTTTGTCCTTCCCCCATTGCATTTCTCTTGGCACTCTTGTCAATTATTTGATTAAATATGCTGCCTGTCATTTCTGGGTAACTTGTTCTATTTTAGTGGTCTATATGTTTGTCTTTAGGGCAGTACCATGGTGTTTTGATACATAGGATTATGAAGATACTGTGTTGGTACAGTTTTTGAATCCCTGGATTGTTGCTGGTCATTTTCCTTTTGGGGGCAGGTGATTAAGTCAATACCCCCAACCACTGTCCTTATCAGGGACTCACACTCTGGACTGCTATACACTATCCCTCACATCCAAGAGCCAGGTTGGGACACCCCTTATGCCCCCGAGACcttgaaattatttaaatgagTCTATTGGCAGGGAGCGTGGGTGACCCTGGGCCACCTCCTCTACATAGGGTTCCCCCTACATCTGCAGGTTACTTGCAATGTCTGCCTCTATAATCCGCTGTGTGGCCCTGCCTAATACCCCTTCCTCATTTCGAACCCTCCTCTCTATCCAAGTGTCATCATGTAGCGTCCCACCGTCAAGAATATTTAaggccacctgaccaggcggtggcgccgtgaatagagcatgggactgggatgtggaagacacaggttcgagacctcgaggttgccagcttgagcgcgggctcatctggtttgagcaaaagctcaccagcttgagcccaaggttgttagctcgagcaaggcgtcactcggtctgctgaaggcccacagtcaaggcacatatgagaaagcaatcaatgaacaactaaggtgtcgcaatgaaaaactgatgattgatgcttctcatctcactccattcctgtctgtctgtccctatctatccctctctctgactctctctctgtttctgtaaaaaaataaaaaaatgaaaataaataaaataaaataaaaagacttaaaaaaaatctccacatcctttgggcagtcgattatgttgtatacccatcacccaaagtcaaatcatcttctatcaccctatatttagtttctctttaaaccctttccttccccctacacccccttccttttccacccttcccttccccctggtaactactgcactcttatctatatgtccatgagtctcagttttgtgtcccacctatgtgtggaatcatacagttcttagctttctctgatttacttatttccctcagtataatgttatcaatgtctatctatgttgttataaatgatcgtatgtcatcatttttttaaattaattttaatggggtgacattgataaatcagggtacatatgttcagagagaacatccatctccaggttattttgacatttgattatgctgcattcccatcatccaaagtcaaattgtcttccatcaccttctaactggttttcttatgccatcatttcttatgactgagtagtattgcattgtatatatgtaccacatcttctttatccaatcctctattgaagggcattttggctgtttccatgtcttggccactgtgaacaatgctgcgatgaacatgggggtgcatgtgtctttatgtacccatgttttcaagttttgtgggtattTACCCatcagagggattgctgggtcatatggtagttctattcttaattttttgaggaaccaccatactttc
It includes:
- the ZNF304 gene encoding zinc finger protein 304, with product MDQAGGCVTFEDVFVYFSREEWGLLEEAQRRLYRDVMLENFALVSSLDCWWETDHRETPPEHNTSAAVLQVRAPESGPLIQKSHQCEVCDPLLKDLVPLAEYQLSRPAQRLDTRGPCRGGFLFSAYCDQHQQQYTREKPFSRNDGMASFVKSCTVPTSGSPFSCREDGTDLLDSFGPFQRQTVRCGLSPFKRTGFLEYFPHGAGFGGHQGNPDALVLFSGGNNDGKAFLGPLTLLEKQIAHTQVRPVRCPPCGNVSKEKSSRVHDRKIPPGEASHMCKECGKAFMYPSHLKTHQKFHAEKRHYTCNECGKTFSRKDTLVQHQRVHTGERSYDCSECGKAYSRSSHLVQHQRIHTGEKPYKCGECGKAFSRKDTLVQHQRFHTGERPYECSECGKFFSQSSHLIEHWRIHTGARPYECVECGKFFSHNSSLIKHRRVHTGARSYVCSKCGKAFSCKDTLVQHQIIHTGVRPYECRECGKAFSRKDTLVQHQKIHTGERPYECGECGKFFSHSSNLIVHRRIHTGAKPYACGECGKCFSHNSSLILHQRVHTGARPYVCGECGKAYISSSHLVQHKKIHTGARPYECSECGKFFSRNSSLILHQRVHTGEKPYVCRECGKAYSRSSHLVRHQKVHTGEGPQDCNSFDGLLNSIP